CGACTTTTTTGCGAGTATAGCCGGACTGATTACCGATCAGGTCAGAAGTCTTGAACTCGTCATCACCAAACAACAGCATGATGGGACGACTTAACAAATCGGCTAAATGCAACGCCAGGGTTGTTTTGCCTGTTCCGGCAGGACCGCGCAAATGCACCGAAAAGCCAGATTGAAGATAGCGTAGGGCACGGGTTGCAACTCGTTCAACAGCGGGGGTGTTGACGAAACGACGGGGGCTGGCTCGTAAAACAGTAGTCACAGACTAGCTTCCTCTTGAATTAGGTAAATGCGATCGCGTTGTGTAATCAAACCTTTTTTAATCAGGGAACGGAGAGCATCCACTGCCTGGAATCGGTTAATTCCCAGAGCTGACTCAATCTCAGTCAACCGTGCCCCTTGCACCTGATGGACGTGGTTATAAATTTCTTTTTCCAGCTCAGCAGCATCCAAATGCACAGGTTTAGGACTGGAAGTGCTAACCACTGTTAAAACTTCAGGTTGGGCTACCACGGATTCAGCAACTGGCGTAGGAATGCTCGCAACGGGTTCAGCAACCGCAACTACAGGTTGAGGCTCCACAATCACAGGTTGAGCTTCAACTGGCGATGCGACAACGGTTGGAGTCGGAATGCTGGCAACGGGTGCTGGAGCGGTTTTAGCTGCAATGGGTTGAACGGCTGGTGCTGATTTCACTGGAGGTTGCACCACTTTAGGAGCCGGTCTTGTTGCTACAATCACTCTGCCTCTAGATGGCAGCTTAGGCTGTGGCTTTGGTTGCGGTTGTGGCTGAGGTTTTGCCTGGGGTTTGGCTTGTACTTTGGGTTGTACCTTAGGTTGGGTTGGAGTTGCTGTGGGTTGAGATGCTCCTTCACCACCCCAAATCAGCGATCGCAGGTTGACACAATATTGCCGCAGCTCTGCTCTGAACTCCGATAGTTCCTGGAACATAGTATCCACTTCCGTGATACGCCGTTCCCGATCCTGTTGCAGCATTTGTTGCAATTGCTGGGCGCGGTCTTGTCTTACAACTTCTAGTTCAGAGAGATAGGTTTGCACATCGGTACGCAGTTCTTCAACAAAAGCCGCAAGTTCTTCAACAAGCTGTGCTTTTACCTGAAGCCGCTGTTCCCGATTGGCGACCAGCATATCTTGGGTTTCAGCCTGGAGTATTTGGACTTCTGCTTGAATTTCTTGCATTCTTGCCTGCAATACCTGCCGTAGCGTCGCAACTGATGTGATCAGACGGGCATGAAAACGACTTAAATCTTGAGTCAACTGCTGTGCCATGAGAGAGCGATCGGCAGCACTGGCAGCTAAAAATTCAGCAGTTTGATATTGTAATACTTGCACAAAGTTGCGAAGCAACTGAGTCAATTGCTCAGCTTGAGCTTGACGTTGCTTACTGGCATTAGCCAGAAATGTTTGAGTTTCGTGTTGTAGTTCTAATTGAAATAGATTGAGGTCATCCCGGAGCTGAGATGCCATTTCTTGGCGTTCTTGCTCAAATGAGGTGAGGATGTCTCGCACTTCTTGTTTACGCAGTAATACTTCTGCTTGGCGTAGTCGTCTCTGCTCTTGCCACAGATCTTTAAAGGCAGTCACGGGAATTTCCTCCTGCGAGGCTAGGAATAGCGGTTACGATGCAAGGTTTAGGGGAGCCATTGGGCTGGCTCCCCCAGAAATCACTATGCAGAGGGTACTGCTGCTTGAGCGGTTAAACCAACAGCTTCTGCGTACTTCAGGTAGGTTTCTACTGAAGCAATAACAACACGAGCTTCAATAGCCAGTAATTCAATACCAACTAAGGAAACACGAACCCAAGCATCAACCACGATTCCTTTGTCGAGGATGCGGTCAACAACTTCAGCCAAGCTAGAGGAAGAGTTTACTTTTTCAACAGCCATGATAAATCACCTAAAACAAATTACATGCGGGGACTAATATGTCTTACTCTCTTACTGAAGAGACAACAGAAACCTGAATTCTCAGAACAAGATGGGCACACAAACGCAGCAAAAATTACAGCATGAATGCTGAAGAATCTGCTTTGCGAATTGATGCACCTAGTAAAAATACTGAATCTGTTCAGGAATGCCGGAACTTCTGTTTGCGACATTGCTCCAGTTTCAAGAGCGAGTTGCCTTTTGAATCGGGCTAGCGATTTGCTATTTCGCTCTGATCTTGGAGTTATTCAAAGCATTCCCACTTCTTAGAGACGTCTAACATCAGGAACAAAAAAAGAATTAAGTTTAGATAAACCCTAACTATTTTTGTTGCTGATTATGTGCAAATCAAAAACGCTCCAGAAGGACAGGAAAACTAGGCTGATTCAATTGAGAAAAAGTCCATTGTTTAGATCTATTTCTCCATTGATTGCTTTTATATATAGTGTGTTCACAAATTGTTCGTGAACCAGGAAGTGCGAGAGCTTCTTCCTCAACCAGGGGTTCCACCCCTGCACCCCGTTCATCTCTCGTTGAGATGTCTATATATAAGAAGCACAGCCTAGTGAACTTTTCTAGAGGTACTCTTTGAATCCGGATAGTTTTGATAACCGATTCTTTGGAGGTTATTCTTTGACTCGCCGTTCAAACTCTGCACGAGTTGATTCAACTAGTGTTAAAGCCGTTTGATAAATTTCTGCATGGTCTTGCTTTAACCAACTGAGTAAGCGGGAGAGTTGAGCGTTTCTCAGCTCCAAGTCCGTTTGAAAGATAGCAGCCGTTGCCATGTGAGTAGCGTATTCGGGGGGATGTCCTTGCGAGACAAAGCTAGCAGTCAATACGGTAAGAGCTTGTTGACGGACGACGTCGATGGGTTGTTCGGAGAGCATAGGAGATAAGAAGGGAGTAGGGAATGGGGAGTAGGGAATAGGGAATGGGGAGAGACGCGATTAATCGCGTCTGTACGGGGGATGGAGAAAAATTGGGAGCAACGTGATAAGTGTATCGAGAGGAGATTCTATTCGGATTGCATCAGCTTTTGCTCACAGAGTAGCTGATGGGCAGCAGCAAAGTCAGCGTTGGTGATGCGGATCGTAGTGGGGTCTGTTTGTCCTTGAGCGCGATAGCGACGAATGGCTTCCAGGGCAGCTTGATTGCTGAGGAGAGCCAGATCAGCCCCGTTCCAGTCTTCTGTTTGGGTTGCCCAATCTTCGAGGTTGACGCTAGTGAGGGGACGATCCTGGTTGTGGACTTGCAGAATCGCAAGACGACTGTTGAGGTCGGGAAGATCGACTTTGATTTGTAAGTCTAATCGTCCGGCTCGAAGGAGGGCTGGGTCGAGGGTTTCGGGGCGATTGGTGGCTCCAATCAGTAAGACATTGAGGCATTCGTGTAAACCATCGAGTTCGGTGAGCAATTGACCTACGACGCGATCGCTCACGCCTGAATCCCCTTGAAAGCGTCCACGGGCAGGAGCCAGGGTATCAATCTCATCGACAAACACTACACAGGGAGCGGCTTGTCGAGCTTTGGTGAAGAGTTCTCGAACGGCTTGTTCGGCAGCCCCAACCCATTTGCTGAGGAGTTCAGGTCCATTCACCGCAATAAAGTTGGCGCGTGCCTGGGAAGCAACGGCTTTTGCCAGGAGGGTCTTGCCTGTGCCGGGAGGTCCCCACAGGAGAATGCCACGGGGGGCTTTTGCTTGTGTCTGTTGATAGAGTTCGGGATAGAGCAGTGCCCCTTCAACGGATTCCTGCAAGGTTTGTTTAACGGTTTCCAATCCACCGATTTGATCCCACGGCACATTGGGAGCCTCGACCTCAACCGATCGCAACACGGAGGGTTTGATTTCCCTTGCGGCTTGCAGGAAATCGGTCTGAGTTACGGTCATGGTATCGGGGATGGGTTGGTCGAGGGATGGAAGCTGTCGCCGCAGGGCTGTGTAGGCTGCTTTTTGGCAGAGGGCTTTGAGATCTGCACCGACAAAGCCAACCGAGAGATCGGCGATCGCCCCTAAATCTACAGAATTATCCAGTGGCATAGCGCGAGTCTGGATACGGAGAATTTCCAGACGACCGTCGCGATCGGGCACTCGAAAATGGACTTCGCGATCGAAGCGACCAGGACGACGTAGGGCCGGGTCGAGGTGATCGGGACGGTTGGTTGCGGCTAGAACGACCACGCCTTTGGTTTGAGCAAAACCATCCATCAAGCCCAGGAGTTGTGCCACGAGCCGTTTTTCGACTTCCCCCTCGACTTTGGAGCGATCGGGGGCAAGGCTGTCAATCTCGTCAATGAAGACCAGACAGGGAGCCGCTTTTGTGGCTTTCTCAAATACTCCCCGGAGCTTGGCTTCCGCTTCTCCGTAGTACTTGCCCATGACTTCGGGACCGACGATCGCAATGTAGTTGACCCCTAATGCCTCTGCCAGGGCACGGGCGGTGAGGGTTTTTCCGGTACCGGGAGGGCCGACCATTAAGACCCCACGAGTTGGTTCCAAGCCCATTTTGGCCAGCAAATCGGGGCGTTTCAAGGGAATCTCGACCAGTTCTCGCAGTTCCCGCAAGACTTCAGAAAGTCCCCCAACGTCCCCCAAAGCAGCCGTAGGAGAGGCTTCTGGCGGAGGGGGTGGGGTAATCACCGTATCGTCGGTCGCTGAGGTTGGTTCTTCTCCGGATGGGTTGGTGCGGATGCGACTTGTGCCGATTCCTCCGGGAATGTTGCCTCGACGGGGAATACTACTAAGAGGGCGGGAGTTAATTTGAATGTCGGCTTTGAGTTCTCCCTTTTCCGCTTTTTCTTCCAACGTCTTGGCGAGTTCTAAGAGTTGTTCAAATCCCTTAAATAAGTCACTCATTGCTGTATGTTGCGCTGTGGTTTAAGTGTATCTATCCCTGTGAAATGGGTAGGCTGTGTATGTATGACTCTTCATCTTTGGGGATTGTCAACCGGAGAATAGGGAGCGATCGCCACAAGATCCTGCCAGAAGAGGGATAGATCAACATCAGTATTCCCATCGTCTTGTTCAGACTCATGCATTCATTCAATCATCTTCATCTAGCCATGTTTAGCGGCAAGGGCGGAGTGGGTAAGACGACTCTCTCTTGTGGGTTTGCGCGTCATTGGTCACAGCAGTTTCCAGGCGATCGGGTTTTGCTGATTTCGACCGATCCGGCTCATTCCCTGGGTGATGTGTTGCAGGTTGCGGTGGATGATACTGCCCATCCGCTGGTGGATCTGCCGAATTTGCAAGTGCGGGCGTTGAATGCTCAATCCTTGTTGCGAGAGTTTAAGGCGCAGTATGGCAAGGTGTTGGAGCTTCTGGTTGAACGGGGCAGCTTTGTGCAAGGCGAAGATCTCAGTCCGGTGTGGGATTTGAGTTTTCCGGGGTTGGATGAGTTGATGGCGGTTTTGGAAATTCAGCGGTTGTTGCGCGATCGCATTGCTGATCGAGTCGTCGTGGATATGGCTCCGAGCGGGCACACCCTGAATTTGTTTAAGTTGATGGATTTTTTAGATAACTTTTTGGGTGCGCTGGATCTATTTCAGGAGAAGCATCGGGTGATCA
Above is a window of Oscillatoria sp. FACHB-1407 DNA encoding:
- the gvpA gene encoding gas vesicle structural protein GvpA, which gives rise to MAVEKVNSSSSLAEVVDRILDKGIVVDAWVRVSLVGIELLAIEARVVIASVETYLKYAEAVGLTAQAAVPSA
- a CDS encoding AAA family ATPase, coding for MSDLFKGFEQLLELAKTLEEKAEKGELKADIQINSRPLSSIPRRGNIPGGIGTSRIRTNPSGEEPTSATDDTVITPPPPPEASPTAALGDVGGLSEVLRELRELVEIPLKRPDLLAKMGLEPTRGVLMVGPPGTGKTLTARALAEALGVNYIAIVGPEVMGKYYGEAEAKLRGVFEKATKAAPCLVFIDEIDSLAPDRSKVEGEVEKRLVAQLLGLMDGFAQTKGVVVLAATNRPDHLDPALRRPGRFDREVHFRVPDRDGRLEILRIQTRAMPLDNSVDLGAIADLSVGFVGADLKALCQKAAYTALRRQLPSLDQPIPDTMTVTQTDFLQAAREIKPSVLRSVEVEAPNVPWDQIGGLETVKQTLQESVEGALLYPELYQQTQAKAPRGILLWGPPGTGKTLLAKAVASQARANFIAVNGPELLSKWVGAAEQAVRELFTKARQAAPCVVFVDEIDTLAPARGRFQGDSGVSDRVVGQLLTELDGLHECLNVLLIGATNRPETLDPALLRAGRLDLQIKVDLPDLNSRLAILQVHNQDRPLTSVNLEDWATQTEDWNGADLALLSNQAALEAIRRYRAQGQTDPTTIRITNADFAAAHQLLCEQKLMQSE